AGCCAATACATTGTTTAATTTAATGCTAAAGAAGGAGACCGATTTGGGGATCTATGAACATTAACATGTTATACAAACTCTTGAGAATATGCTTTGATTTTTCTTAATACAAGTTGAATTTTATGTGttataaaaaaacatataattcATCCCTATCTCTGATTAAATATTTTGGCTaataatttgattaaaaaattttgattttggaGAAGtgaacgtgtgtgtgtgtgtgtgtatatatatatatatatatatatatatatatatatatatatatatatatatatatatatatatatatatatttatttatttatttatatttatatttatatttatattccaAACCAAACACTACATTCCACCTGATATCCTCTCCCTCAGCCTCACCGACAAGCCTCCCTGCATTCTCATCGCCATCAGCAACTGGTGCCGCCCGCTCGCCTCCACCACCGTCATGTCGAACCTCTCCAAGATGCTCGCTGCCACCACCTTCATCTGGATATAGGCCATGTCCTTCCCCAGGCACGTCCTCGGACCCGTGTGAAACACTGGGAAGACCGACGAGCTCTTGGGCTGGAACACTCCCTCCTCGTCCAGCCACCTCTCCGGCATGAACTCCCTGCAGTCCGGACCCCATATCGCCTCCCTCCTCCCCATGGCGTACGCGTTGTACATCAGAATCCAACCCCTGCGCATCCGATGCCCGTCCGGTAACTCATCCTCCTCCAGGCAGTCCCTTGGCACCATGGGCACCGGCGGGTACAGCCGCAGCGACTCCGATATGGCTGCATGGAGATAGTTCATCTCCTTCAGTTCCTCCATCGTGAACGCCAGCTTGCCACCGTTTTCTTCGGGTTGTCGAGTTCGGATCCGTTTGGTTTCTTCTCTTATCTTGGCCACCACGTCCGGCCGCGAGGAGAGTATCCAGAAGAACCAGGTGAGCGCCGCGGGTGTCGTGTCGCGCCCTGCGAGCACAAAGCTGATGAGGTTGTCGTGAACGAACTCGTCCGAATTGGCGCCGTCAGCCGTGAACCGGGAGAGGAGGTCTTGGCCGCTGGTCGGCCGGTTTCCTCGCGACTGCATGCATCTATCGACGAATCCATGGACGATCTTCATGGCCTCCTGCAGTCGTCGCTCTGATCCGACGTGGAGCCACTTCTTGATCCTCCAAACGAGCGGGAAAGGCTGCTTCGCCCGCTCGACGCAGAGACTCGTGGCTTCCTCGAACGCGTGAAAGAACCGCTTCCCCTCCTCTGCTCCCTCACCGCCTAGGCACATGGTGTCCTCGTCGAACGCTAGGCTGCAGGTGTTGTCGAACGCGAAGCGCTCGAGCACGTCCTGGAGGTCGATGACCTCGCCACTTCGGCTTGCTCTCGTCAGCAGTGGGACCAACCGCGCGAGGAGCTCGTGGCAGACTTTCTCATGGATGAAGGTCCGGAGGGATCTGGTGCCGAACTCGTGGCTGGCAGCCTTGCGTTGGAGGCGCCACTCCTCGCCGTTGGTGGTCGCAACGCCGCGGCCAAGGCAGTCGCGAATGGCCAAGATGATGGGTTCACTCTTGGGGTAGTTGGCGAAGCGGACCTTGGAGACGTGCTCCACGTTGGCGGGGTTGGCGGTGAAGACGAAAGGGGCGACCGTGACGGTGCCGGTGGGGGAGGTCGGGATGAGGTCCGTCGTCCACTCCAGAATGCGGTGGCTGTTCTTGACTAGATGAGGAAGATTACCCACAACGGGGTAACTCTTGAGGGCGGCGAGGTTGGCCGGAGCACCGCGTGGGGAGCGTTgcttgaagaagagaaaaaaggcggagcacaggaaggatatgaggaggaggagagaagaggCGGAAGAAATCTCCATTGCAGATTCCTCTTGGTCGCAAGTGAGAAGAGGATAGCTCGTAGACCGGGATGCAACGACGCTTATAAAATAGATATCACTGTGCATCACAGCCTGCGATCCTTGTGTTAAGCTACTTAATGGATTATCCGAGTCTTTATCACTAAATAAGAGCCACATCACTCTTTGGAAACGTTAACTATATAATATTTGAGGAACAAATTGACCTTCTCAGTTCTTATTCAATTAAAAAAATAGCTTGAATAAAcagaaaactatatatatatatatatatatatatatatatatatatatatatataattccctGAAACGAGAATCTCTTTAAAATTGAAAACCTGCTGGCTTTAGCAAGTTAAATATTTAAGTTGAAACTCTAATTATTCTATAAATAAACGCATAATTCTAAAACATCCATGGcatcttagatttttttatttattttgtatgCTTTTTTGGAGAGATGTTAATGACAATGGTAGATGTGTAGAGATGCTGTGATAAAATTTATAATGGGGATCATTATATTCCTataatttataagaatatatttatatttataaagtaaataaaaatatattatttaattattaatttgatgGTGATGTATTGGACTCAATTATGACAGGTTGAAGATTcgaaattttatttaataattttttttgaagatgTCATTTAAGTTAACTAGTAAAAAGTTTCAACTTTTTAAGAATGTCCCAtgatcttaaaaaaaataaattaaaatatatatatatatatatatttatatatttagttaGGTTATGTAGTGAGTTCTTAGAATTGGACAAAATAATTAATGAAAGTAAACGGTAAGAGTTGAAATGTATCGTTTGAACATTACTGATGTCAGGCTGTAAACAAATATGAATTGACAAGTATGTACATTAAAATAAATGGACCAACATGTGAGTAGCTCATATAAAGTCAACATCCAGCTACCCTAATGTTTCTTAAAACATTGAATCTTACCAAATATTTGTCTTTATGTAACTATTTGATTGTCTGGTCCAGCAGCTCAGACCAATTGTTTTATGCACAATCTCCATGCATGATAACTATATTATAATTCTTTGAACAACATTCTGCCAACTATGTTGCTGGCACAGCTACATTGCTGTCATTTGAATAGTTGCTGGGGTATGGAGTCCTAATTTCATATATAATCTCCATGTATAAGTCCAATGCCAGAGCATAAAATAGTAGTTTTGGCATTCTTAGACTTTTCTCCCAGAGGTTGTCATTAGTTTCATCCCTCCTCCTGATAAGTGATTTTGAGGTGTAGTAAAGAAGAGAACATATTGATGTACAATAATCAATCGGCCAATCATATAAAAAGAAATCTAAGCTTCGATGAGTTAATTGATAATGAGCGAGAGACCAAGCTAAATCATGTCATTTGAAAGACTTGAGGTGGTAACATAGAGCAGAAACAAAACAAGAGAGGGAGATGGGTCAGAGGGCATAGAAGCAAGAGAGAACGGGAAATGGTAAGTGAGTCACAATAGAGAGAAGACAACTATGAGAAAGGATGATAATGATACAGGAAGATGAGAAAATGGGAAGGCCTTGATGAATGTAGTCCAATGACATAACTTTCATATGGCCATGATAAGGTATTGGAACGGATGTCAGAGGACCAATGACATAACTTTCATATGTCCACATGTTCGTTTTATCATgtcaaataacaaataaaaatataatataaactaTATCAAAGACAATACATGTCTAAACAATAAAAATTATCGTGTTGGCAAGGTATATATAACAAATTAGGATTTGATTCATGATATGATCTTAATGTCTAACAGATATTTTTAGAACTATTTTCATTATATAAAATATCtttatatttacaaaaaaaaatcagttgatttgatttaattcagTATCGTCGTTCAATTCTTCGATCCAACCACTAAAatgaacttttttattttttttcaatcgAAGCAATAGATCGACCAATTTAATCTGGCTTGATAATTTTGATTACCTTAACAAAATGAAAGTAACAATACTGAGACTTGGCATCTGGGACAACAAGAATCTTCTCAGAATAGTTTCCACAAGAAAGCTTTACGTTCCTTGCAAGACTTGACAACACCTAAAGTTGCTGAGTTTTGGACTTCATTACCTCCACACTCCCTCACAAGCTATATAAGAGAGATTAGATCCCTCACTACTCGCAGAGTCATTTCATTTCTCTCCATCTCTCATTTATATTAACATCTTGTCGTCCAAAAATGTCAGGCCTCACCAATGGGGGACACCATCACTGATAAACCCATTGACCAATTCAGCTCCATGACTTCGTTTGTGAGATAACCGATAGTAGCAGATCCTAGCAGAGAGATGATAAAGGCAGCTCAACATGGTGGAGACGCACCGGAAGGACGCCGATGGAGTCGAGCTCCCATCTCGAGCACTCATGTGATAGCCCTGGACAGGAAGAACAAGCTTAGCATCCTCTACCCTGCGACCACTGGGGGAAACATGGAGGAGGTGGTGGACTCGCTGCAGAAGACTGCAAGCTTCAAGGTGGCCACCCCGGTGAACTGAAAGGAAGTCTGGAGAGCTGGTCATCATCTCACCGAGTTTTTCTAATGATGAAGCCGAGGTGACGTTACCCGAGGGGTATGAAACTGTGGATCTTCCATCCAAAAAAGAGTGCCTTCGATGTTCTAATTAGGCTACATGGGTCTTCTGTTTGTTGTTTACTATATGGTAAATGCGAGGCAGGAAGGTAGTGCATGTTGCTGTCGACTTTTGAATGCACAGAATAAATTCTGCTGCAActttactgtttcatcttgtgacTTGTGCTGGAATTATCTTGGGAGATCTCTTCATTATTGCATATTTAATTCTCAAGAACCATGTTCCACAGAGGTCAAAGACTACTTCGAGTACACCGATTCGACAAAATTGTTGCACATCCTCATCCCCCTCCACCCTAACCAGTCCCTTGTCCTGTTGATGATCTCTCTTGTGATTTGAGAAGAAAAACTATACAATGGATTCAAATGCATGCATGATGTCAAAAGAATGGCAAAAAAATACGGTAATTTAATCACAGGACGAACAACCAGCGCTTTTCCCCTCCTATTCACAACCAGAACCATAGGAAATGATATTTGATAGaagattatgataaaaaaaattaatcatttatgatttgaagatcaatcatatatttaaataactAATTTGATTGCATGATTTGAGtgattgattaagaaaaatatgataGAGGATCATGACAAAAAAATCATGATAGAGAAAATCAATAATCTATGATTTGAGAAACATTCACAAATTTGAATAACCGATTTGATTGTGTGATTAATTAAGAGAAATCTCTTCCTCGAAACATATATAAATACTCTTCATCTGAATGAATAAAATCGTTTCTTTCacaatctatttttttatttctatatggTATTAGAGCTTCTCTTGCCTCGAGTAAGACTTCCTGATCCTCGGAGGTGCACAGGTGGTGAACACCAACCACTATCGGTTTGCTCGACGGTTTGATTCCTATCACTTCTTCGACCACACCAAGGACATTATGCTCCTTGTGCCCCATTCGATACTTGATTGTGCACTCTTAGTGGCAAAACTCTTTCTCCCTAATAGTGACTATGATGACTGTTTTCCTTGGTGAACAATGACTATTGCATCTTCCTCTCCATCGATGTAAAGGCGGAAGTGATGTCTCTGCCCCCCATCTCCTTCTCCTCCCTACATCGACGTCTTCACCTTTACCAATTGCTCTCGCTCTCGCATGCTATATCTTTTATTTACTCTAATGaaaaagtactattgctgattatatgtaaaatataaaagttattataGATGACTTAGCTTTAATAGATCATCTCTTGAGTGATGAACAAGTCATTGTATATATTCTCAATGGCCTAAGAGATAACTATAAAGAACTGACGGCTACAATTCGAGCATAAGACCCATCGATGTCATTTGAGGAACTATATGAAAAGTAGattgatcataaaatatatttgaaaagagAAGAGAATATGACAGGATCAACTATCATAACTCAAGTCAGTCATAAATCCAAAAGAAAAAGCAACCAAAACAATAAGAACTTCAACAAAGGACCAAATAAGATGTCTCATGGATACATGAGTAACACAGAGCTATCATCCTCTTACATTGTCAACCCTTCAATCATGGTGGCAACTTTAATCCAAATTACTTAAGAAATAACTTACACTACAACTATCAACAGCTCTAGTTGTACCCAATTTGATAAAATCTAACAAATAGCAAACGTAAGTTAATCTTGGCCCAAGCCTATTGCTATATCCAATTGGTCTCAAGCAAGGCTACTCTGACTACTCATCCAAATAATTGGATTCTAAactcaggtgcttcttatcataagACTTTTGATTTGCAGAATTtatctatgttgaatctcggattttgataatgaaatcaattgataaattaatgatctaatccatgtgttgagaaaagtgatgtgggactaactacgatcgtgaaaaggcaaaacaattgaaGAAGAATCAAATAAtgggtcggagtcaaagatcgggcatCATGGGATACATTGAAGGTTCGAACAATGCATTAGAAGCTTATCGGGAGCTCACCAAAAGTTTGTCAGAAGATCGCCGGGAGTGCAACAGAAGTTTTGCCGAGATTTtagatgaacaattgacatgctggataactaggattgcttgcattataattgtttagtcttaattatcatagttaggtattaatttgagttagtttggggAGTAatactactaactcaattaggggccaattgagctcgAATTATAGTTGAATTGGGGCTGTTGTTTGGCCTATTCAATGACCCTtagttggcctaggcggtggcatcactaGTGCTAGCGATGGCATCGCCTGAGACTTGGCCTCCTAGGTAGtttgggcggtgataccacccagattGGGAGATGGTAGcacctagactaggcgatggtaccgttagtagttaatgctgtcaagcggtggtaccgctagagccccaATCTCTAAGGCTCTATTAGGTGGTTGTACCATCCAATGTCagtctgtaggtggtggtactgcccagtactaGTAGTGGTATCACCAGTATCCCGAAAACCCAAGACATAACATTTTTTGGctcatttttaaagtcatttagggcctataaatactccactctttcctTCATGAAAGAGCACAAAAGTGTAAACAAAAGTCTTagagattttgagttgtaaaagtgtttaaaaagtgctaagtgtcctcctcattCTTTaggtttgtgatcattctaagaaaggtatgaggcttgtaaaggttatctcctaaacctataaaaaggagaaagagttgtaatagggtagttggtcttcgtcaattgaaggaagaccattagtgaatgCTAGTGGCTTCAACGgagaaggaatcagaagtggatataggtcacaatgaccaaactactataaaattggtgtgctttCTCTTCtttgctttttttcttttgtattactTACTGATTTAGATGCTCACTCCACTTCATACTTGTTCTAAGTTCAAACGTATTTccgatatgattttatcgaaataatttttctaaatactCGATGTTTTTAaataagtactaattcaccccccatcttagtgtcgatttcagtcctaacaattggtatcagagccaagatttttctcatttggtttaatacccaagagaaatgacttttactaGAAATCAAGAGAGTCTTTTTATCATTCATccttctatgttcaatgagacaaactatacatattgaaaaactagaataagaATTTCTTACttactatggattttgatttatgaaatattattgaaagctgttttgaaaagtcttccaaaccaatgaatgaatggaataatttggagaagaagactttctctttgaatgcaaaagcgatgaatactttattttgtgctcttgataaaaataaatttaatcgggtttctatatgcgaaactgcaCATAGATTTGGTATACACTCaaagtcacacacaaaggcataAGTAGggctaaagagtcaaaaattaattttttggttcataactatgagttgtttcatatgaaatcaagcgagatcattggagacatatatacccattttacggatgtcgtcaatggtctaaaagcacttggtaaaagtttttctaattttgaacttgttaataagatattaatatctcttccaaaaagttgggatcctaaagttacgacaatacaagaagtaaatgacataaataacttttcgcttgaagaacttatcgggtctttgataacctatgaaatgacatatatagcacataatgaacttgagaacaagcttccaaagaacaagaaggatatgacacttagaactaaagaaagCTACTTGGGTGAAAACTAAagtgacaatgatgatgatgacgacttgAAACTTCTTACAAgaaagtttaattttttttaaaaaaggaacaaaacaaaataagatactaagaacaaaagtgaactaaaaaggATCAAATAATTTGCCATGAATGTAAGAAgttagggcacttcaaaaataaatatcctcaagtgaagaagaagctaccaaagaaaaagaaagcattcaTAGCAACTTggaatgactcaagtgcatccgaagacaatAAGCctaccaacaaagaagaagttgcaAATTACACATTAATGACATTTGGTAACGAGGTATATAActcaaataaaattttttttatcttataatgaattattaaatatctttaatgatttatttgataattttaaattagtaagtaaaaaatataaattgttaaaaaaggagtgtgcttctcttgttagtgaaattgataaattaaaaaatgagcatgataatagtatgttagctccttgcactaagtgtgaagagatgaattcacttaagaaagaaaatattttactataagaaatattaaaaaaattaaaatagataataaatctctaaacatgatccttgttaATAAGGGTCAtgctcatagaaaggaaggaaaagccaactatcttcgttaaatgATCTACATTATACGTCTCACCTAGAggcaaatataatttttgtgaaaaATATAGATATTATGCATATAGATGTTCTTTTAAaagtatagtccacacaaattagtttgtgTTCCTAAAGTATTCTTAAATAACTCAACGATAATAATTTAAATGGGTAGATCTATTAATGAGGGATTCAAAGTTAAATgtatacctaaaagaaaaccccctttcttgtatcttgatagtagatgcccgaggcacatgactggagatctaacacacttctctaagttcactagctAAGACAaatggtacgtcaccttcggagacaataataaaggaaaaattattggcaaaggaaccatatgtaacaagcCCAatcttttaattgaagatgtgttattagtagatggtttaaaccaTAATATACTAAGGATTAATCAATTGtgtaataaaggatatatcatcaaatttgaatctaatgcttatataaTTGAAATACCACATAAAAATAGATTTGTGAttgccttaaaaaataataatgtgtatactattgatattaatgatttttatgatgaaatatgtttttcgacttTAGACGAAGAtccatggctttggcataggagattaggtcatactagcatgaaactaatctctcaaattttaactagagaacttgtaagaggaatgtcTAATATTAAGCTTATAAAAGACAAAGTTTattatgcatgtcaactaggaaaataaaaaaaaagtagtttcaaatcaaaatattaattaagTGCCTTCAGACCGCTATAATTGATCcacatggatttatttggatcaattgatataacaagtctaggagatagtaagtatacctttgtaattgttgatgattatactagatacacttggacatacttcttggcacataatagtaattattttaaatattttttaaaattttgtaaacttgtttagaatgaaaaaggttttatgatttcatctattcatagtgatcatggtggtgagtttcaaaaccgtaattttcaaaatgtttataagtcaaatgggtacaaccatgatttctctactccaagaaatccacaataaaatggaatagttgaaagaaaaaataggatctTACAAGagatag
This genomic stretch from Musa acuminata AAA Group cultivar baxijiao chromosome BXJ3-9, Cavendish_Baxijiao_AAA, whole genome shotgun sequence harbors:
- the LOC135649487 gene encoding cytochrome P450 CYP94D108-like: MEISSASSLLLLISFLCSAFFLFFKQRSPRGAPANLAALKSYPVVGNLPHLVKNSHRILEWTTDLIPTSPTGTVTVAPFVFTANPANVEHVSKVRFANYPKSEPIILAIRDCLGRGVATTNGEEWRLQRKAASHEFGTRSLRTFIHEKVCHELLARLVPLLTRASRSGEVIDLQDVLERFAFDNTCSLAFDEDTMCLGGEGAEEGKRFFHAFEEATSLCVERAKQPFPLVWRIKKWLHVGSERRLQEAMKIVHGFVDRCMQSRGNRPTSGQDLLSRFTADGANSDEFVHDNLISFVLAGRDTTPAALTWFFWILSSRPDVVAKIREETKRIRTRQPEENGGKLAFTMEELKEMNYLHAAISESLRLYPPVPMVPRDCLEEDELPDGHRMRRGWILMYNAYAMGRREAIWGPDCREFMPERWLDEEGVFQPKSSSVFPVFHTGPRTCLGKDMAYIQMKVVAASILERFDMTVVEASGRHQLLMAMRMQGGLSVRLRERISGGM